In Devosia litorisediminis, one genomic interval encodes:
- a CDS encoding flagellar biosynthetic protein FliO, producing MQFITSLFGGSGNYLLTGLFALGIVIILIVLGVWLLKLLFNATSTAGRGRNRRLAIIDTLALDQKRQLLIIRRDNVEHLILTGGPQDVVVETGIPVDEQAASQTSRRPIPMVAARKPAPNAVPAAAASATTAAVTTAPTPVATEPSGAPGTVLAELQKQGRATNKKAHLSLRHTGLLRPVSDMELPVSPENSNGPAEPALDSATQDSAQAEIEGTDLDDGTRHNDRN from the coding sequence ATGCAGTTCATCACCAGCCTGTTTGGCGGTTCAGGTAATTACTTGCTGACCGGCCTGTTCGCCCTTGGCATCGTCATCATCCTGATCGTGCTAGGTGTGTGGCTGCTTAAATTGCTGTTCAATGCCACCAGCACTGCTGGTCGCGGCCGAAACCGCCGTCTGGCCATCATCGACACGCTTGCTCTTGATCAGAAACGTCAGTTGCTGATCATCCGGCGCGACAATGTCGAGCACCTGATCCTGACGGGCGGACCTCAGGACGTGGTGGTCGAAACCGGCATCCCTGTCGATGAACAGGCCGCGAGCCAAACCAGCCGCCGTCCCATCCCCATGGTCGCCGCACGCAAGCCCGCGCCTAACGCCGTCCCGGCAGCAGCGGCCTCAGCAACCACCGCCGCAGTGACCACCGCCCCAACGCCGGTAGCCACCGAGCCCTCCGGCGCCCCCGGAACTGTACTGGCCGAACTGCAGAAACAGGGTCGCGCCACCAACAAGAAGGCGCACCTTTCGCTGCGCCATACCGGCCTGCTGCGCCCCGTTAGCGACATGGAATTGCCGGTTTCCCCCGAAAACTCCAACGGGCCCGCTGAGCCAGCCCTCGACTCAGCTACACAGGACAGCGCACAAGCAGAGATCGAAGGCACTGACCTTGACGACGGCACCCGACATAACGACCGGAACTGA
- the flgB gene encoding flagellar basal body rod protein FlgB, translating into MGLMNMPVFTALADKMRWHQTRQGLLAENVANAETPGYRGRDLKQFNYAEINGAFSSASVTTSATQPMHFSVGGQGDSAFGAQQMANFEITPEGNGVSLEDEMMKVTTNMMDYQAATGLYQKSIKVLRTALGRS; encoded by the coding sequence ATGGGCCTTATGAACATGCCGGTGTTTACGGCACTTGCTGACAAGATGCGCTGGCACCAGACCCGTCAAGGTTTACTGGCAGAAAACGTCGCAAATGCGGAGACGCCCGGATATCGCGGTCGCGATCTCAAACAGTTCAATTATGCCGAGATCAATGGCGCCTTTTCGTCTGCGTCAGTGACCACTTCCGCCACGCAGCCAATGCACTTTTCAGTGGGTGGGCAGGGCGACAGCGCGTTTGGCGCCCAGCAGATGGCCAATTTTGAAATTACGCCGGAAGGCAATGGTGTCTCACTCGAAGACGAGATGATGAAGGTGACCACCAATATGATGGATTATCAGGCCGCTACCGGGCTGTACCAGAAGTCGATCAAGGTGCTGCGCACCGCTCTCGGCCGTTCCTAG
- the flgC gene encoding flagellar basal body rod protein FlgC — MDFNSSLRIAATGLHAQTARMRIIAENLANADSAGKAPGNEPYRRRIPTFETSFDPDVGGKIVEVGKMAYDMSDFTSRYEPGHPAADATGYVQYPNVNTLIETMDMREAQRTYEANLNVVTVTRQMLGRTLDILRG; from the coding sequence ATGGATTTCAATTCTTCGCTTCGCATCGCGGCCACCGGGCTGCACGCCCAGACGGCTCGTATGCGTATCATCGCGGAAAACCTGGCCAATGCCGACTCGGCTGGCAAAGCGCCGGGCAATGAACCCTATCGCCGGCGGATTCCAACCTTCGAAACGAGCTTTGATCCCGACGTCGGTGGCAAAATCGTGGAAGTGGGCAAGATGGCCTACGACATGAGTGATTTCACCAGCCGCTACGAGCCGGGCCACCCGGCAGCCGATGCGACGGGCTATGTGCAGTATCCCAACGTCAATACGTTGATCGAGACCATGGATATGCGCGAGGCCCAGCGCACGTATGAGGCCAACCTCAATGTTGTCACTGTCACGCGACAGATGCTCGGGCGTACGCTCGACATCCTGCGCGGTTGA
- the fliE gene encoding flagellar hook-basal body complex protein FliE yields MAINTPFNAAAAAYGNASKLINQSAKPATDLTALAPSNGGQNFADMLASQVQGVVDSGKTSDKMAMDMVNGKANVVDMVTALSETEIAIESMVTVRDRVISAYEEIMRMPI; encoded by the coding sequence ATGGCTATCAATACCCCTTTCAACGCTGCCGCGGCCGCCTATGGCAATGCCAGCAAGCTGATCAACCAGTCGGCCAAGCCGGCTACCGACCTTACAGCGTTGGCGCCAAGCAATGGCGGTCAGAACTTTGCCGACATGCTCGCCAGCCAGGTGCAGGGCGTGGTCGATAGCGGCAAGACCAGCGACAAGATGGCCATGGATATGGTCAACGGAAAAGCCAATGTGGTCGATATGGTCACAGCGCTCAGCGAGACCGAAATTGCCATTGAAAGCATGGTCACCGTCAGAGACCGGGTGATATCTGCCTATGAAGAGATCATGCGGATGCCGATCTAG
- the fliQ gene encoding flagellar biosynthesis protein FliQ, with protein MTGAEVLDISSDGIWVLLMVASPMMVVGLVVGVIIALFQALTQIQEQTLVFVPKIIAIFLTMLLTLPFLGATMGGYMNRVVDMIIVGG; from the coding sequence ATGACCGGCGCCGAAGTCCTCGACATTTCAAGCGATGGTATCTGGGTTTTGCTGATGGTGGCATCACCCATGATGGTCGTGGGGCTGGTGGTCGGCGTGATCATCGCGCTGTTCCAGGCGCTGACGCAAATCCAGGAACAGACCCTGGTTTTCGTGCCCAAGATCATCGCGATCTTTCTGACGATGCTGCTGACGCTGCCGTTTTTGGGCGCCACCATGGGCGGCTACATGAACCGTGTCGTCGACATGATCATTGTAGGTGGCTGA
- the fliR gene encoding flagellar biosynthetic protein FliR, giving the protein MTIGLDWLPNTAFVYILLFTRIGAILMLMPALGEDMIPMRMRLSFALAFTLVVYPLLAPNLPAMPDDVMNIIGLIFHELAIGIMLGAIARITVMATQVAGAIIAFQAGLSSAMAADPTQTGVQGAVFGSFLSFLGMVLIFATDLHHMALAATFDSYMVFPLDTPLMFDDAAQLALRTVGSAFTIGIQMSAPFIVFGLVFNLGAGILARLMPAMQVFFVLMPANIFMGIFLFGLLLTMMMGWYLAGFERHLAMWRG; this is encoded by the coding sequence GTGACGATCGGCCTCGACTGGCTGCCCAATACGGCCTTTGTCTATATTCTGCTGTTTACGCGGATTGGCGCTATCCTGATGCTGATGCCGGCATTGGGTGAAGACATGATCCCAATGCGCATGCGGCTGAGCTTCGCGCTGGCCTTTACGCTGGTGGTCTATCCGCTGCTGGCACCGAACCTGCCGGCCATGCCGGACGATGTGATGAACATTATCGGGCTGATCTTTCACGAACTGGCGATCGGCATCATGCTGGGGGCCATTGCGCGGATCACCGTGATGGCTACACAGGTTGCCGGGGCGATCATCGCTTTTCAGGCAGGGCTTTCAAGCGCCATGGCGGCCGACCCGACGCAAACAGGTGTGCAAGGGGCGGTCTTTGGCAGTTTTTTGAGTTTCCTGGGGATGGTGCTGATCTTCGCTACCGATCTGCACCACATGGCGCTCGCGGCGACGTTTGACAGCTATATGGTGTTTCCGCTCGATACGCCGCTGATGTTTGATGATGCTGCGCAATTGGCGCTGAGAACCGTTGGCAGTGCGTTTACGATCGGCATCCAGATGTCGGCGCCGTTCATCGTGTTTGGTCTGGTGTTCAACCTGGGTGCCGGCATTTTGGCGCGCCTGATGCCGGCCATGCAGGTCTTCTTCGTGCTGATGCCTGCCAATATCTTCATGGGCATCTTTCTGTTCGGATTGCTCCTGACAATGATGATGGGCTGGTATCTGGCAGGGTTCGAGCGCCATCTGGCAATGTGGAGGGGCTAA
- the flhB gene encoding flagellar biosynthesis protein FlhB → MSDEAPEQSSKTEDPSQKKLEDAHKKGDVAKSQEVVTWFMLAGSAAIFATMAPGAATGLMGSLELIMMNADRISLDGDGLGGFFNNLAMALLGTVLIPLVVLSFSAIIANLIQHRPLMSAESLKPKLSKISPLAGAKRLFSSESIVNFLKGLFKIGIVGAVVIAAVWPERDRLDTMMTADPLIILSDFWELGIKIFLATLAVVTLIAFADYLYVRQKWWKKQMMTMQETKDEYKQMEGDPHVKGRLRQLRHEKSRQRMMASVPDATVVITNPTHFAVALKYDKAMGAPQCVAKGADAVAFRIRELAKKSDVPIVENPPLARALFASVEIGESIPNEHFKAVAEVIGFVMRLKQGAGWKSR, encoded by the coding sequence GTGTCAGACGAAGCCCCCGAACAATCCTCCAAAACAGAAGACCCCTCCCAGAAAAAGCTCGAGGACGCCCACAAGAAGGGCGATGTTGCCAAGAGCCAGGAGGTCGTCACCTGGTTCATGCTGGCCGGATCGGCTGCGATCTTTGCCACCATGGCACCGGGTGCGGCGACCGGGTTGATGGGGTCGCTCGAGCTAATCATGATGAATGCCGACCGGATCTCGCTGGATGGCGATGGTCTGGGCGGCTTCTTCAACAATCTGGCGATGGCCCTGCTGGGCACCGTCCTTATCCCGCTGGTGGTGCTGTCGTTTTCTGCGATCATCGCCAATCTCATCCAGCACCGGCCGCTGATGTCGGCAGAGTCGCTCAAGCCCAAGCTTTCCAAAATTTCGCCGCTGGCGGGGGCCAAGCGACTGTTCTCCAGCGAGTCGATCGTCAACTTCCTCAAGGGGCTGTTCAAGATCGGCATTGTCGGTGCTGTGGTGATTGCCGCCGTCTGGCCTGAGCGCGACCGGCTCGACACCATGATGACCGCGGACCCGCTAATCATTCTGTCGGACTTCTGGGAGCTCGGGATCAAGATCTTCCTGGCCACGCTGGCTGTGGTGACGCTGATCGCCTTCGCTGACTATCTCTATGTCCGCCAGAAATGGTGGAAGAAGCAGATGATGACGATGCAGGAGACCAAGGACGAGTACAAACAGATGGAAGGCGATCCCCATGTGAAGGGTCGGCTGCGTCAGTTGCGTCACGAAAAGTCGCGTCAGCGCATGATGGCCTCGGTCCCTGACGCCACCGTGGTGATCACCAACCCAACCCACTTTGCCGTGGCGTTGAAGTACGACAAGGCGATGGGCGCGCCGCAATGCGTTGCCAAAGGTGCCGATGCGGTGGCGTTCCGCATCCGCGAGTTGGCCAAGAAGAGCGATGTCCCAATCGTGGAAAACCCACCATTGGCGCGCGCCCTGTTTGCCAGTGTCGAAATCGGCGAGAGCATTCCCAACGAACATTTCAAGGCTGTCGCCGAGGTAATCGGCTTCGTGATGCGGCTCAAGCAGGGTGCCGGCTGGAAGTCACGCTAA
- a CDS encoding PACE efflux transporter produces MRTPRDRIRHAISFEIIGLALITPLGAFAFAMPMHDIGVIGVGSATLAMVWNYIYNYGFDRLLLRLRGDTQKSMPMRVLHAVLFELGLLIALMPLIAWYLDVSLWQALVMDVSFALFYMGYAFAFNLAYDRVFPLQSKTAS; encoded by the coding sequence ATGCGCACACCACGCGATCGTATCCGTCATGCCATCAGTTTTGAAATTATCGGGCTTGCCCTGATAACCCCGCTGGGGGCTTTCGCCTTCGCCATGCCCATGCACGACATAGGGGTCATCGGTGTGGGCAGCGCCACGCTCGCCATGGTCTGGAACTACATCTATAATTATGGCTTTGATCGCCTGCTGCTGCGCCTGCGCGGTGACACGCAAAAATCGATGCCGATGCGTGTTCTGCATGCCGTGCTGTTCGAGCTGGGGCTGCTGATCGCCCTGATGCCGCTGATCGCCTGGTATCTGGACGTCAGCCTCTGGCAGGCGCTGGTGATGGATGTGTCGTTCGCCCTGTTCTACATGGGCTACGCCTTCGCCTTCAATCTTGCCTATGACCGCGTCTTTCCGCTGCAATCCAAAACAGCGAGTTAG
- the cckA gene encoding cell cycle histidine kinase CckA yields MASTPLGEDTYPDPLIANGRSGAGLWRVLLLGMFLVGIAVGFALFSEQISPDLIMTFVGVLAVVGVFCLFGLAAGLFRFANGEERRTISNAVVDSLPFGAVVADRDGKISYVNAHYGSFSGALTNGLPVGVPRLFAGQSDASEAIYRLSRAAKDGRAAVEDIRIVGGLGGSQADSSKAFWYRVGVRPLPESDEAKKPLVIWSVEDITRDRDSNESAFRDLQRAIDYLDHSPAGFFSADAHGRIQYLNSTLTDWLGYDLAEFNSGQLGMSDIVRGDGATLLMRGRGDGEIRTEIIDIDLVRRNGTSLPVRLLHRAARLADGELGETRTLVLDKSNAPENEEELRAAEVRFSRFFNDTPFAIATLDADGRIIRTNAPFGRIFHWAGEEKSIEMEPLSGLIGEASRERFGKAVGEALAHRSEIEPVDALLSIEGDHAVRLYLSASEMSAGSPEQINVYALDMTDQRKLEAQFAQSQKMQAVGQLAGGVAHDFNNLLTAIIGFSDLLLLKHKPGDPSFSELMQIKQNANRAAGLTRQLLAFSRRQTLRPQVLELPLIVDDLTVLLKRMIGEKNTLTVEHGRNIWPVRADVVQLEQVIINLVVNARDAMPKGGAITLRTSNVDRGEAEKFTFEGMVPADYVLIDVQDTGTGMSAEVIEKIFEPFFTTKELGKGTGLGLSTVYGIVKQTEGYIYPVSTVGVGTTFKIFLPRHVASESEVAAKVAAAAAPVRDLTGHERILLVEDEESVRAFSAQALRATGYEVFEADGGEEAMEVLEDIDFKIDLMISDVVMPEMDGPSLLKEVRKSMPNLKVIFVSGYAEESVRRDIEDDQSVEFLPKPYSLDQINSKVKEVLQKLGKDEVH; encoded by the coding sequence ATGGCATCGACGCCGCTTGGCGAAGACACGTATCCCGACCCGCTGATTGCCAATGGGCGCAGCGGTGCAGGCCTGTGGCGGGTTTTGCTGCTGGGCATGTTCCTGGTGGGGATTGCGGTTGGTTTTGCACTGTTCAGCGAGCAGATTTCCCCCGACCTGATCATGACCTTTGTCGGCGTGCTGGCGGTGGTTGGGGTGTTCTGCCTGTTCGGTCTGGCGGCCGGGCTGTTCCGTTTCGCCAATGGCGAAGAGCGCCGGACAATCTCCAATGCCGTAGTCGACAGCCTCCCTTTTGGCGCGGTGGTGGCCGATCGCGACGGCAAGATTTCCTATGTGAACGCGCACTATGGCAGCTTCAGCGGGGCGCTGACCAATGGTCTACCCGTGGGCGTGCCGCGGCTGTTTGCCGGCCAGTCTGACGCGAGTGAGGCTATCTACCGGCTGTCGCGCGCTGCCAAGGATGGGCGTGCCGCAGTGGAGGATATCCGCATTGTTGGTGGCCTGGGCGGTTCGCAAGCCGACAGCAGCAAGGCGTTCTGGTATCGCGTGGGCGTTCGTCCGCTGCCCGAGTCTGACGAGGCCAAGAAGCCATTGGTGATCTGGTCAGTTGAAGACATTACCCGGGATCGCGACAGCAATGAGAGCGCGTTCCGTGATCTGCAGCGGGCCATCGACTATCTCGATCATTCACCAGCAGGCTTCTTCTCCGCGGATGCGCATGGCCGCATTCAGTATCTGAACTCCACGCTGACCGACTGGCTTGGCTATGATCTTGCCGAGTTCAATTCTGGACAGCTGGGCATGTCCGATATCGTGCGCGGCGATGGTGCTACCCTGCTGATGCGCGGGCGCGGTGACGGCGAGATCCGCACCGAAATCATCGACATCGATCTCGTCCGCCGCAACGGCACCAGCCTGCCGGTACGCCTGTTGCATCGCGCTGCGCGCCTAGCGGATGGCGAACTGGGCGAGACGCGCACGCTGGTTCTGGACAAGTCCAACGCACCTGAGAACGAAGAAGAATTGCGCGCCGCTGAAGTGCGGTTCTCGCGCTTCTTCAACGACACGCCATTCGCCATTGCGACGCTGGACGCAGACGGGCGGATTATTCGCACCAATGCGCCATTCGGGCGAATTTTCCATTGGGCGGGCGAAGAAAAAAGCATCGAAATGGAGCCTTTGAGCGGGCTGATCGGCGAAGCCAGCCGGGAGCGTTTCGGCAAGGCTGTGGGCGAAGCGCTGGCGCATCGTTCCGAGATCGAGCCAGTGGATGCGCTGCTGAGCATTGAGGGCGATCACGCAGTGCGGCTGTACCTTTCAGCATCGGAGATGAGCGCGGGTTCGCCTGAGCAGATCAATGTCTATGCGCTGGACATGACCGACCAGCGCAAGCTGGAAGCGCAGTTTGCCCAGAGCCAAAAGATGCAGGCCGTGGGCCAGCTGGCGGGTGGTGTGGCGCACGATTTCAACAATCTGCTGACCGCCATTATCGGCTTTTCCGATTTGCTGCTGCTCAAGCACAAGCCAGGCGATCCGTCGTTCAGCGAGCTGATGCAGATCAAGCAGAACGCCAATCGTGCCGCGGGCCTGACTCGCCAGTTGCTGGCCTTCTCGCGCCGCCAGACCTTGCGCCCTCAGGTGCTTGAACTGCCGCTGATCGTTGACGATCTGACGGTGCTGCTCAAGCGCATGATCGGCGAGAAAAACACACTGACTGTCGAGCATGGCCGCAACATTTGGCCGGTGCGCGCCGATGTTGTGCAGCTTGAGCAGGTGATCATCAATCTGGTGGTCAATGCGCGTGATGCCATGCCCAAGGGGGGCGCGATTACGCTGCGGACCTCCAATGTTGATCGCGGCGAAGCCGAGAAGTTTACTTTTGAAGGCATGGTGCCGGCGGACTATGTGCTGATTGACGTGCAGGATACCGGCACCGGCATGAGCGCCGAAGTGATCGAAAAAATCTTCGAGCCCTTCTTTACCACCAAGGAATTGGGCAAGGGCACTGGTCTGGGTCTGTCGACAGTCTATGGGATCGTCAAGCAGACCGAGGGCTATATCTATCCCGTGTCGACCGTGGGCGTTGGCACCACATTCAAGATCTTCCTACCGCGCCATGTGGCCAGCGAAAGCGAAGTGGCGGCCAAGGTTGCAGCAGCGGCAGCGCCAGTGCGCGACCTGACGGGACACGAACGCATTTTGTTGGTTGAAGACGAGGAGAGCGTGCGCGCCTTTTCGGCCCAGGCATTGCGTGCGACGGGCTATGAAGTGTTCGAGGCTGATGGCGGCGAAGAGGCCATGGAAGTGCTCGAGGATATCGACTTCAAGATCGATCTGATGATCTCGGACGTGGTTATGCCTGAAATGGACGGCCCCAGCCTGCTCAAGGAAGTGCGCAAGTCCATGCCGAACCTGAAGGTGATCTTTGTGTCCGGCTATGCTGAGGAAAGCGTGCGCCGCGACATCGAAGATGATCAGAGCGTGGAGTTCCTGCCCAAGCCCTATTCGCTCGACCAGATCAACTCCAAGGTCAAGGAAGTGCTGCAGAAGCTGGGCAAGGATGAGGTGCATTGA
- a CDS encoding DUF2237 family protein: MNEQGRFPGPSELNVLGEALQPCSHDPLTGFFRTGFCAAGPDHAAVHLVCIAVSDVFLAYSRSVGNDLTTPMPQFAFPGLVEGNRWCLVAGRWMQAHVAGMAPRVYLRATNQAVLGLVPLNLLKSYALDLN, from the coding sequence TTGAACGAGCAGGGGCGGTTTCCTGGTCCCAGTGAACTCAATGTTCTCGGCGAGGCATTGCAGCCCTGTTCACACGATCCACTAACTGGCTTCTTCCGCACGGGATTTTGTGCTGCTGGACCTGATCATGCCGCCGTGCATCTGGTGTGCATCGCCGTCAGCGACGTGTTTCTGGCTTATTCGAGATCGGTCGGCAACGATCTGACGACACCCATGCCGCAATTCGCCTTTCCCGGACTGGTGGAGGGCAATCGCTGGTGCCTGGTGGCAGGGCGATGGATGCAGGCACATGTCGCCGGTATGGCACCGCGTGTCTATTTGCGCGCTACAAATCAGGCCGTGCTGGGGCTGGTACCCCTCAACCTGCTCAAGAGTTACGCGCTGGACCTGAATTGA
- a CDS encoding aldo/keto reductase, whose amino-acid sequence MARTLEKRRIGQSSLEITTLGLGCASLAGIFSAVPADQARATIHHALDAGLNHVDTAPQYGLGRSEHLVGDVVRTRRAETILSTKVGRLLKPVSPDVQDKGAWVDPLPFDQVYDYSYDGIMRSFEDSLQRLGVNNVDILYVHDIGVATHGVEANKPLWQQLASGGYRALRELRDTGVVSAIGLGVNEWEVLMDAMTLGDWDVFLLAGRYTLLEQTALAPFMTTAAQRGSSVVVGGPFNSGILVGGTTFNYAKAPEAIVARVKAIETVCTQFNVPLPAAALQFPLTHPVVCNVLPGPRSPAELDGILDWWDVAIPAELWTTLAEKGLLASGTPTPGGTA is encoded by the coding sequence ATGGCTCGCACACTTGAAAAACGCCGCATTGGCCAGTCCAGTCTCGAGATCACCACGCTGGGGCTGGGCTGCGCCAGCTTGGCTGGTATCTTCTCGGCTGTCCCCGCAGATCAGGCTCGCGCCACTATTCATCATGCGCTCGATGCCGGATTGAACCACGTCGATACTGCGCCGCAATATGGTCTGGGCCGCTCCGAACATCTGGTCGGCGATGTCGTGCGCACCCGCCGTGCAGAGACAATACTGTCCACCAAAGTGGGCCGTCTGCTCAAGCCGGTGAGCCCCGACGTTCAGGACAAGGGCGCCTGGGTCGATCCCCTGCCCTTCGATCAGGTCTACGATTACTCCTACGACGGCATCATGCGCTCGTTTGAGGACAGCCTGCAGCGGCTGGGCGTCAATAATGTCGACATTCTCTATGTCCACGACATCGGGGTCGCAACCCACGGCGTGGAAGCCAACAAACCGCTCTGGCAGCAACTGGCCAGCGGCGGCTATCGCGCTCTGCGCGAGCTGCGAGACACTGGCGTGGTCAGTGCCATCGGCCTGGGCGTCAACGAGTGGGAAGTGCTCATGGATGCCATGACGCTAGGCGATTGGGATGTGTTCCTGTTGGCAGGCCGCTACACCCTGCTCGAACAGACCGCGCTGGCCCCCTTCATGACTACGGCCGCCCAACGCGGCTCATCTGTCGTGGTCGGCGGCCCATTCAATTCCGGCATTCTGGTAGGCGGCACGACGTTCAACTACGCCAAGGCCCCTGAAGCCATCGTCGCCCGCGTCAAGGCCATCGAGACGGTGTGCACCCAGTTCAATGTGCCCCTGCCCGCAGCTGCGCTGCAATTTCCCCTGACCCATCCCGTGGTGTGCAACGTCTTGCCCGGCCCGCGTTCGCCGGCGGAACTCGACGGCATCCTCGATTGGTGGGATGTCGCCATACCCGCTGAACTGTGGACCACGCTGGCAGAAAAAGGTCTGCTGGCATCCGGAACACCCACTCCCGGTGGCACCGCCTAG
- the araD1 gene encoding AraD1 family protein — protein sequence MNLIQFFDLDGSRAVAAIQNDVARTVIGATSVYDLTIEALAGLGGLAALIEAKGLGATVDRGAILAEGRMLSPIDHPDPAHLYVTGTGLTHLGSAATRDAMHKANGTKTENDLTDSMKMFQMGLENGKPADGEKGVQPEWFYKGNGYSVVRPGHPIPSPGFALDAGEEPEIAGIYVIDHNGQPRRLGFALANEFSDHVTERVNYLYLAHSKLRACSFGPELRVGDLPAHIEGMSRIYRDGKVLWEKPFLSGEDNMSHTIANLEYHHFKYNLFRNPGDVHVHCFGTATLSFADGISTQPDDIFELEEAQFGAALRNPVRMETEHPLIVGSIY from the coding sequence ATGAATCTCATCCAGTTCTTCGATCTCGACGGCAGTCGTGCCGTGGCCGCCATCCAGAACGACGTCGCCCGAACTGTTATCGGTGCCACCAGTGTTTATGATCTGACCATTGAGGCGCTGGCCGGTCTGGGTGGGCTGGCAGCCCTGATCGAGGCCAAAGGGCTGGGGGCCACTGTTGACCGCGGTGCGATTCTCGCCGAAGGCCGCATGCTCTCGCCTATCGATCATCCCGATCCCGCTCATCTATACGTGACCGGTACCGGATTGACCCATCTCGGTTCCGCCGCAACTCGCGATGCCATGCACAAGGCCAATGGCACCAAGACGGAAAATGACCTCACCGATTCCATGAAGATGTTCCAGATGGGCCTGGAAAACGGCAAGCCCGCTGATGGCGAGAAGGGTGTCCAGCCCGAATGGTTCTACAAGGGTAATGGCTATTCAGTGGTTCGCCCAGGCCACCCCATCCCTTCCCCAGGATTTGCGCTCGACGCCGGCGAGGAGCCCGAGATCGCTGGAATTTACGTGATCGATCACAATGGTCAGCCACGACGCCTTGGTTTTGCCTTGGCAAATGAATTCTCCGATCACGTCACCGAACGCGTCAACTATCTCTATCTGGCTCACTCCAAGCTGCGCGCCTGCTCCTTTGGTCCCGAACTGCGGGTCGGTGATTTGCCTGCCCATATCGAGGGCATGTCGCGCATCTACCGCGACGGCAAGGTGCTGTGGGAAAAGCCCTTCCTGTCGGGCGAAGACAATATGAGCCACACCATCGCCAATCTGGAATATCACCACTTCAAATACAACCTGTTCCGCAACCCAGGCGATGTCCACGTGCATTGCTTCGGCACTGCAACCCTGAGCTTTGCTGACGGTATTTCGACCCAGCCGGACGACATTTTCGAACTCGAAGAAGCGCAGTTCGGCGCAGCCCTCCGCAATCCAGTGCGCATGGAGACAGAACACCCCTTGATCGTGGGCAGCATCTATTAA
- the recA gene encoding recombinase RecA yields MANASLRVVEGGSMDKDKALAAALGQIERNFGKGSIMRLGEASSIEVESISTGSLGLDIALGIGGLPKGRIVEIFGPESSGKTTLALHVIAEAQKAGGICAFVDAEHALDPIYARKLGVNVDDLLISQPDAGEQALEITDTLVRSGAIDVLVVDSVAALTPRAELEGEMGDSLPGLQARLMSQAMRKLTSSISKSKCLVIFINQIRMKIGVMYGSPETTTGGNALKFYASVRLDIRRIGALKDREEIVGNQTRVKVVKNKLAPPFRQVEFDIMYGEGISKTGELLDLGVKAGIVEKAGAWFSWDSQRLGQGRENARQYLKDNPEAARTIEQGVRESSGLLGEVLLVEGSGTTEDE; encoded by the coding sequence ATGGCTAACGCGTCGCTTCGTGTTGTTGAAGGTGGATCGATGGATAAGGACAAGGCACTCGCCGCAGCGCTCGGTCAGATTGAGCGCAATTTCGGCAAGGGCTCGATCATGCGTCTGGGCGAGGCCAGCTCGATCGAGGTGGAGTCGATCTCGACTGGCTCGCTCGGTCTGGATATCGCGCTGGGCATTGGCGGCCTGCCAAAAGGCCGTATCGTTGAGATTTTTGGACCAGAAAGCTCGGGTAAGACCACGCTGGCACTGCATGTGATTGCCGAGGCCCAGAAAGCCGGCGGTATCTGCGCCTTCGTTGATGCCGAACACGCGCTGGACCCAATCTATGCTCGCAAGCTGGGTGTCAATGTTGACGATCTGCTGATCTCGCAGCCGGATGCCGGCGAACAGGCGCTGGAAATTACCGATACGCTGGTGCGGTCGGGTGCGATCGACGTCCTTGTTGTCGATTCTGTCGCTGCACTGACGCCACGCGCCGAGTTGGAAGGCGAGATGGGCGACTCGCTGCCGGGCCTGCAGGCCCGTTTGATGAGTCAGGCCATGCGCAAGCTGACTTCCTCGATCTCGAAGTCGAAATGTCTGGTGATCTTCATCAACCAAATCCGCATGAAGATTGGCGTGATGTACGGTTCGCCCGAGACCACGACCGGCGGCAATGCGCTGAAGTTCTATGCTTCGGTTCGTCTTGATATCCGTCGTATCGGCGCACTCAAGGATCGCGAAGAGATCGTGGGCAACCAGACCCGGGTCAAGGTCGTCAAGAACAAGCTGGCGCCGCCATTCCGTCAGGTTGAATTCGATATCATGTATGGCGAGGGCATTTCCAAGACCGGCGAACTGCTCGATCTGGGCGTCAAAGCCGGGATTGTTGAGAAGGCGGGTGCCTGGTTCTCATGGGATAGCCAGCGTCTGGGGCAGGGCCGTGAAAACGCGCGGCAATATCTCAAGGATAATCCTGAAGCTGCCCGCACCATCGAACAGGGTGTGCGCGAAAGCTCGGGCCTGTTGGGCGAAGTACTGCTGGTCGAAGGATCGGGCACGACCGAAGACGAATAG